CTTATTTTTAGGTTTTACAAAATTTACTTTTGCCATTTCGACGATTTGAGTGGGATTCAGAAACTTAATCAATCCATGGCTAATACCATTTAATATTCTATTTCTAACAATATCGTCAGTGGCGTCAACTTTCACATTAAAAGTAATTGTATCACTTTTTCCAAAATATTCTTTTTGGCCTTCTAAGTATAAATAGTAAGTTCTTCCTGCAGGATTCTGATCTGTTAAAATCAAAATTTGAATATCGGCATCAGACATTTCCCTTGTAAACAGGAAACTGCTAAGTTCTGAAACAAGGTATTCATAATAACATTTTGTCCTTTGACAATTGACAAAAAGAGTGGGATTTTTCTCCTGATTTTGGGCAGCAGAATATAAAGGGATTATGGCCAATTGCATAAAAAATATGCCGGCAATGATTTTTTTCATTTTATAGGGTATATGAAATGGTTTACAAATATAAAGCAAAAAATTTCCTCTTCAAATTTAGAGAAGACTTTATGCTTTTTTAGCATAAAAACCTTAATTTCAATTTCTTAAATCGACCAAAACTAAATCAATAAAATGAATATTTCTTTCATATTTTAAAAAAAACATGAAAATAAGTTAAGGAAGTTACAAGGACAGAATTATTTAATCTACTAGTTTTACACTAACAGCATTTAGACCTTTATTCCCTTTTTCTACAAAGAATTGTACCCGGTCATTTTGTTTGATGGGGTTGATAATTCCTGATGAATGAACAAAAACATCTGTTCCTCCACCATCCGGAGTAATAAAACCAAAACCTTTGGTCTCATTAAAAAACTTAACTGTACCTTCCTGCATTATGATTTTTATTAAATAGTTTATTTGATTTTGGTAACATTAATAGCACTAAATCCACGTGCAGTTTTTTCCTTTTCGAAAGATACCCTATCTTTTTCTTTAACCGGTTCGTTGAGCTGGTTAGAATGCACA
The sequence above is a segment of the Cytophagaceae bacterium genome. Coding sequences within it:
- a CDS encoding cold-shock protein, whose product is MQEGTVKFFNETKGFGFITPDGGGTDVFVHSSGIINPIKQNDRVQFFVEKGNKGLNAVSVKLVD